The Sandaracinus amylolyticus genomic interval CGCCGACCCGCGCGCTTCCGTCCGACGGAACGCCCAGCGCGCCGGCGCGCGATGGCGCGGGCCGCGGCTCGGGCATCGAGAACGTCGTCTCCACCGAGTCGCTCGCCGTGCAGAGCGCGCTCGCCCCGCGCGACGAGCCGAGCAGCACCGGCGTGCCCATCGGCGCGGTGTGGCGGCGCATCGAGCTCCTTCCCGGCCTCGAGCTGCACGTCCGCGCCGACGCGCCGCCCTTCGTGCACGGGATCGCCGCGGCGATCGCGGCGGGACGGTTCTCGAAGTAGGCCTCGCGATCGCGCACGGCGCGATTTCCGAAATCCACCACGGAGCGCCGCAGAGGACCGCAGAGAAGAGAAATCCTTCTCCCATCTCAGCGGCCCTCCGTGCCCTCTGCGGTGAGTCGAATACGCCTCAGTCGCCCGCCATCGCCGCGGTGTCGTGCATCTTCTGCAGTGCCTGATCGATGGTGAACGACGCGGACTTCTGGCGCGGCGGGAACTCGACGAACGTGTCCGCGAACTCCTTCGCGATCACCTGCGATGCGAACACCAGATACGCGTGATCGAGATACCAGTCGTAATAGGTGTTCGACGTCACGTCGGCGCGCTCGAAGGGATCGGTGCGCAGGTTGTAGAGCTTCGGCACCCGCAGCGGGATGAACGGCTCCGCCCACACGCGGAGCGTGCCCGGCGCGCGCTGCTCCATGAACACGACCTTCCAGTTGTCGAACCGGAGCGCGACCAGGTCGCCGTCGTCGCTGAAGTAGATGAGTCCCGGACGCGGGCTCTTCTTCTCCTTGCCGGTCAGGTAGGGCAGCAGATCGTAGCCGTCGATGTGCACTCGGAACTTCTTTCCGAGCGCGGTGTGGCCCTTCTTGAGCTTCGCCTGGATGTTCGGCTCGCCCGCCATCGAGAGGAACGTCGGGAGCCAGTCGTGGTGGTGGACGATCTCGTTCGAGACCACGCCCGCTTCGATCTTCCCGGGCCAGCGCACGATCTTCGGGACGCGGAACGCGCCCTCCCAGTTCGTGTTCTTCTCGCTCCGGAACGGCGTCATCGCGCCGTCGGGCCACGAGTTCATGTGCGGCCCGTTGTCGGTGCTGTACATGACGAACGTGTTCTCGGCGATGCCGAGCTCGTCGAGCAGGTCGAGCAGCTGACCGACGTGCTCGTCGTGGTCGATCATCGTGTCGTGGTACGGCGACTGCCATCGTCCCGACTGACCGACGCTCTCGGGCTTCGGGTGAGTCCGGAAGTGCATGTGCGTCGTGTTCACCCAGCAGAAGAACGGCTGTCCATCGGCGCTCTTGCGGGTGATGAAGTCCTTCGCGGCGGCGATGAACTCGTCGTCGCAGGTCTCCATGCGCTTCTTCGTCAGAGGACCGGTGTCCTCGATCTTCTGCTTGCCGACTCGACCCCAGCGCTCGTCGACGGTGGGATCGTCGATGTCCGTCGCCCAACAGCGCAGCACGCCGCGAGGGCCGTAGTTGGTGCGGAAGTTCGGGAAGTCCTTCGCAGGCGGGTAGTCCGGGAGCTCGGGCTCCTCCTCCGCGTTGAGGTGGTAGAGGTTGCCGAAGAACTCGTCGAACCCGTGCACGGTCGGCAGGAACTCGTTGCGATCGCCGAGGTGATTCTTTCCGAATTGCCCCGTCGCGTAGCCGCGCGCCTTCAGGAGCTCGGCGATGGTCGGATCTTCCGCGCTGAGGCCGAGCGTCGCGCCCGGGACTCCCACCTTCGTCAATCCGGTGCGGAATCCGCTCTGACCGGTGATGAACGACGCGCGCCCGGCAGTGCAGCTCTGCTCACCGTAGGAGTCGGTGAAGCGCATCCCCTCCTTTGCCAAGCGATCGATGTTGGGAGTGCGATATCCCATCAGGCCGTCGCTGTAACAGCTCAGGTTCGTGATGCCGATGTCGTCGCCCCAGATCACGAGGATGTTCGGCTTGTCGGACTTCTTCTCTCCGTGTCCGTTGCCGTGCCCGTTGCCCGTCTTGCGCTTTCCCATCGTCGCCATGACGTCTCCCTCTCTCAGCGCTGTCCGCGCAGCATCGCGTCCTGGATGCGCTCGCCGGTGGAGAGCTCGCAGTCGCCCATGCCGCCCGACTGCGGACCGGCCTCGGGATCGGCGAGCTGGAAGTGACAGCGCATGCGCTCGCCCTCCGGGCCCGTGAGCTGCGCGATCACGCGGCCGGTGTACTGGCGGATGAACGCCGTGTCGTCGGCCATGCCGTACCAGGGACCGCCCCACACGTCCCAGTAGGGATCGAGATCGGTCGCGCGTGTCTCCGTCGTGACCTGGAGGAACTCGCCGGAGAAGTCGCGCCCGTCCATCAGCTCCGCGCGGATCGTCCCGCGCGTCGCGTCCGGTGCCGCGTTCCACTGGAACGCGACGGGCTCGCTCGCTTCGCCCGGCTTGCCGGTCTCGAGCGTTCCACTCCCGCCACCGCTGGTCGCGCAGCCCGCCACGAGGGCGAGCGCGCTTGCTCCGAGGATCATGCCGATTCGCATGCTCGGCCCCTTTGCGCTGGACGTGCCACGAAGAGGAGAGGCGGAATCGCGGACGTCGCGCCGGAGCGCGATCCGCTCGCGCGGCGCCGTGCGCGACGTGTGCTCCGCGGCGGCGAGGAGCAACGCCACGCGCAGCGCGATCACTCGGGCGGATAGACGACGCGCCAGTCGTCGCGCATGTCGATCACCGTCCATCCCGACCGCTGCGCGTCGTCGAGCGCGGCGGCGAGGCGACCCGATCGCGCGTCGCGGTCGTACGCGAACTCGCGCTCCGCGTCGGTGTGATGGACGAGCGCGACGAAGCGCGGGCCCGGCCCGCTCGCGACCCACGAGAGCATCTCGTGATCGCCGTCGGAATTGCCGAACGCGGCAATCGGTCGCGCGCCGATCGTGCGCTCGATGGCGATCGGCTTTCCCGGACCGTCGTCGACGAATTCGATCTCGCCCCCGCGCACGAGCGTCGGCACGCCGCCGCGCCGCTCGAGCCGGAGCTGCGCCTGGCTGCCGATCACGTGCGCGGGCGGGACCCCATAAAGGTCCTCGGCCCACGCGCGCATGAAGTCGGTGTCGCCGCCGGAGACGATGTACACGCGGAACTCGTGCGCTCGCAGGTAGTCGAGCAGCTCGAGCATCGGCTGATAGACGAGCTCGGAATAGCGCCGGTCGTAGCGCGGATGTCGTGCGGTCGACATCCACTCGCGCACCACTCGCTCGAACTCCTCGGGCGTCATCTCGCCGTGGGTGGCCGCGATCAGCTCGGCGATCCCGCGACGTCCGCCGCGCTCCATCGCGCCCGCGACGTCGCCGCGGAGGATGCCCGCGAAGGGCTCGCGCGCGCGCCACTCGGGGTGCGAGGGCGCGAGCTCGCGCACGCGATCGACCGCGAACGCGAGCTCGAACGGCATCGGCTGCTCCGCCCACAACGTGCCATCGTTGTCGAACACCGCGATGCGCGCGTCCGGAGCGACGTAGTCGCGACTGCCTTCGGTCGTGACGCGCTCCACGAAGTCGACGATCGCCCGGCGCGACGGGACGTCGTTCCACGAGGCGAGCGCGCTCGACGCCGATCGCGGAGCCGCCGCCGGCTTCGTGTCGCGCATCGTCTCTCTCGCGCCTGCACCGCCGCATCCGATCAGCACCGCGAGCGACAACGTGGCGAATCGTCCGAGCTGCATGAGTGTGTCTCCTCGCGGCGAGAGATCAGTGCGCGCCCGTGGGCAGCAGCGCGGTGACGATCGCGCGCAATCCCCAGTCCGGCGCCGACTCGGGGTGCTCCACGTACCACTTGCCCTGGACCCCGAAGCTCATCGGCAGTGGTCCGATGCGCACGAGCTGGCTCACTCCTGCGATCAGGGGTGCGGTCCACGTGTCCGAGTGCCACTCGTAGCTCGTCTCGCTCTGGACCGTCAGCGTGGTGCTCGTCGGGAGCACGTAGCTGAGGAAGGGCTGGACGAACGTCTGGCTGTAGTCGTCGTCCTCCTCGGTGAACGTCCAGACGTGGTTCATCAGCACGCCTGCCGTGACACCGTGCGACTGCCAGAGCGCGATCGCCGTGGGACCGAGCCCGAAATGCCCCGGTGCCAAGCGATCGTCGGTCGACGTCGGCAACACCGTCACCGGTCCGAGCCCCAGCACGAGCCCACCGATCGGCGGTGTCGCGAGCCACACGCTCGCAGTCGTGTCGGCGGTCCCTCCAATCGAGTCGCCGCTCGAGTCCTGCGACGTGACGACGTCGTCCTGATAGACGACCGGGAGGATGACGCGTGTGATCACGAGCCAGTCACCGCCGAGCGCGATCGGGATCACCGGCTGGATGTTGAGCAGATATCGGAAGCCGTCGTCGTCGCGTCCGAGCCCGAACTCGAAATTGCTCTGCAGCGGCACGCTGATCAGATTGGCGAGCGGATTGGCCACCTGATTCGCGAGCGCCTCGTCGGAGTGGCCGCTCGCCGGCGCGACCGGATCGCCGTCGTCTCGTGCCGCGCTGGTCACGCTCGTCGCGACGATCGTCGCGAGCACGATCACCGACGCGGATCGCTCGTGCATGGGATCCCGCTCTGCACGAACGACGCCCGCTCGCGCCGCGCGTGGCGCATCGCGACGCGCGATCCGCGCACGGTGCGTGCACCGCGTTCGCTGCGCTCATGACCACCGCGACCTCGACGATCCCCACGCCGCCCGCGCGCATCCACGTGCTCGCGAAGCCGACCGGCGCGATCTGCAACCTCGACTGCGCGTACTGCTTCTATCTCGACAAGGAGAAGCTCTATCCGGACAGCGACTTCCGGATGAGCGACGAGCTGCTCGAGCGGCACATCCAGCAGCTCGTCGAGGCCCATCGCGGCGATCGCGTCACCGTCGCCTGGCAGGGCGGCGAGCCGACGCTGATGGGGCTCGACTTCTATCGCAAGGTCGTCGAGTACGAGCGCAAGCACGCGCGCCCGGGGCTCGTGTTCGAGAACACGCTGCAGACCAACGGGACACTGCTCGATCACGCGTGGTGCGAGTTCTTTCGCGAGCACGGGTTCTTGATCGGGATCAGCATCGACGGCCCGAGAGCGCTCCACGACCACTACCGCGTCGACAAGGGCGGGAAGCCGACGTTCGACAAGGTGATGCGCGGAGTCCGGCTGCTGCAGGAGCACGGTGTCGACCACAACGTGCTGTGCACCGTCCATCGCGCGAACGCGGATCATCCGCTCGACGTCTATCGTTTCTTCCGCGACGAGGTGGGCACCGACTGGATCCAATTCATCCCCGTGGTCGAGCGCGTGCTGGGATCGACGGTGTCGGAGCGGTCGGTGGGCCCCGAGCAATTCGGATCGTTCCTGATCGCAATCTTCGACGAGTGGGTGCGCCACGACGTGGGGCGCGTGTTCGTGCAGACGTTCGAGGCGGCGCTGCGCAACTGGCTCGGCCTGAAGTCGTCGGGGATGTGCGTGTTCGACGAGGCGTGCGGGCACGGCCTCGCGCTCGAGCACAACGGCGATCTCTATTCGTGCGATCACTTCGTCGAGCCCCGCCATCGGGTGGGGAACCTGCGCGACAAGCGACTGCTCGACGTCGTGATGTCGGACGAGCAGCGCGCCTTCGGCAGGCACAAGCTCGAGTCCCTCCCGCGCGAGTGCCGCGAGTGCGACGTCCGATTCGCCTGTCACGGCGAGTGCCCGAAGAGCCGGTTCCTGAAGACGCGAGACGGCGAGCCCGGGCTCAACTACCTCTGCGCGGGATACAAAGCGTTCTTCCATCACGTCGATGGCCCGATGAAGCGCATGGCGCAGCTCGTGGAGCGCGGGCGTCCCGCGTCCGACGTGATGGCGATCCTCGCGCGCGAGTCCGCGGCGCACGCCGGGCGCAACGAGCCGTGCCCGTGCGGCAGCGGGACGAAGACCAAGCGCTGCCACGGCGCGCGATGAGCGCGACCGACGAGCGCGGGGACGACACGGCGTCCCTCGAGGTGACGCCCGACGCGCCGTCGCACTTCTCGTGGCTGCGGACGCGCATGTCGATGGAGCGCACGCTCCTGTCGTGGGTGCGGACCGCAGCCGCGCTCGTCGGCTTCGGCTTCACGGTCGTGCAGTTCTTCGAGCGCGTGTCGAGCTTCGCCGGCGCGCGCCCCGCGCTCGAGCCGCACGCGCCGCGCATCTTCGGGCTCGCGCTGATGGTCGCCGGCACCGCGGGGCTCACGCTCGCGCTGGCGCAGTACTTCGCGCTGCGGAAGCACCTGTGGAGCGCGTCGTTCCGAACGATCGCGGGCGTCGCGGGCTTCGACCGGAGGCCCAGCCCGACGTTCTTCGTCGGCATCACGCTGCTGCTCGTCAGCGTCTGGGCGATCGCCGCGGTGGTGTTCCGCCTGGGCCTCTGACGCCGACATCTCGGCACTCGCGCCCACCCTCTGAATCGTTGGAGCTCCAACGATTCAGAACGCCACAGCCTGTGGCGTGAGTGTCTCACTCGCACAGGGAGGAACTCTCGTCGGGTGTGCCGGCGCCGAGCACCCGTCTCCAGAGGTGCGTACCGATTTTCGCAGCCACTGAGCCATCCCACGACAGCGACGGTACCGACGCCCCGAACAAAGGAGCTCGGATGCGACGAAGCAGTGGGAACGTCGTGCTGATGATCGCGGGCGCGATGCTGATGGGAGCCTGTCAGGGCAACGTCGGCGGCGGTCCCGCGGGCCCCGCCGGCTCGGGCGGCGCGGGCGGTGGCGGCGGCGGAGGAGGAGGCGGTGGCGGCGGTGGATCCACGCCAACCAGCTGCACGGACGACGCGCTCGTCGTCGGCAGCGCGCCGATCCGTCGACTCAGTAACTCGGAGTACGTGCACACGCTCCGAGACCTCTTCCCCGGCGTCGAGGTGGAGCTTCCGGAGCTTCCGCCCGACACGCTCACGGGTGGGTTCGAGAACGACGCGCGCGCGCTCGGTGCGTCCGATGTCCGCGTCGCGCGCTGGGAGGAGATCGCGTTCCGCTACGGCGGCGCAGTGACGGCCACGCCCGCGACGCTCGCGGCGTTCCTTCCCTGCGCGGCCGCCGCGAGCGATCTCGAGAGCCAGCGCGCGTGCGGCGAGACGCTGGTGCGCGAGTTCGGTCTGCGCGCGATGCGCCGCCCGCCGACGAGCGAAGAGGTCTCGCGCTACGTCGACCTCTTCCAGACGCAGCTCACCGAGATCGACTTCCCGGCCGCGGTGCAGCTCACGGTGATGGCGCTGCTGCAGTCGCCGGCGTTCCTCTACCGCATCGAAGAGGTCGCGCCCGAGGGCCAGCATGTGGCGCTC includes:
- a CDS encoding arylsulfatase, whose translation is MGKRKTGNGHGNGHGEKKSDKPNILVIWGDDIGITNLSCYSDGLMGYRTPNIDRLAKEGMRFTDSYGEQSCTAGRASFITGQSGFRTGLTKVGVPGATLGLSAEDPTIAELLKARGYATGQFGKNHLGDRNEFLPTVHGFDEFFGNLYHLNAEEEPELPDYPPAKDFPNFRTNYGPRGVLRCWATDIDDPTVDERWGRVGKQKIEDTGPLTKKRMETCDDEFIAAAKDFITRKSADGQPFFCWVNTTHMHFRTHPKPESVGQSGRWQSPYHDTMIDHDEHVGQLLDLLDELGIAENTFVMYSTDNGPHMNSWPDGAMTPFRSEKNTNWEGAFRVPKIVRWPGKIEAGVVSNEIVHHHDWLPTFLSMAGEPNIQAKLKKGHTALGKKFRVHIDGYDLLPYLTGKEKKSPRPGLIYFSDDGDLVALRFDNWKVVFMEQRAPGTLRVWAEPFIPLRVPKLYNLRTDPFERADVTSNTYYDWYLDHAYLVFASQVIAKEFADTFVEFPPRQKSASFTIDQALQKMHDTAAMAGD
- a CDS encoding HAD family hydrolase, with the protein product MQLGRFATLSLAVLIGCGGAGARETMRDTKPAAAPRSASSALASWNDVPSRRAIVDFVERVTTEGSRDYVAPDARIAVFDNDGTLWAEQPMPFELAFAVDRVRELAPSHPEWRAREPFAGILRGDVAGAMERGGRRGIAELIAATHGEMTPEEFERVVREWMSTARHPRYDRRYSELVYQPMLELLDYLRAHEFRVYIVSGGDTDFMRAWAEDLYGVPPAHVIGSQAQLRLERRGGVPTLVRGGEIEFVDDGPGKPIAIERTIGARPIAAFGNSDGDHEMLSWVASGPGPRFVALVHHTDAEREFAYDRDARSGRLAAALDDAQRSGWTVIDMRDDWRVVYPPE
- a CDS encoding anaerobic sulfatase maturase, whose protein sequence is MTTATSTIPTPPARIHVLAKPTGAICNLDCAYCFYLDKEKLYPDSDFRMSDELLERHIQQLVEAHRGDRVTVAWQGGEPTLMGLDFYRKVVEYERKHARPGLVFENTLQTNGTLLDHAWCEFFREHGFLIGISIDGPRALHDHYRVDKGGKPTFDKVMRGVRLLQEHGVDHNVLCTVHRANADHPLDVYRFFRDEVGTDWIQFIPVVERVLGSTVSERSVGPEQFGSFLIAIFDEWVRHDVGRVFVQTFEAALRNWLGLKSSGMCVFDEACGHGLALEHNGDLYSCDHFVEPRHRVGNLRDKRLLDVVMSDEQRAFGRHKLESLPRECRECDVRFACHGECPKSRFLKTRDGEPGLNYLCAGYKAFFHHVDGPMKRMAQLVERGRPASDVMAILARESAAHAGRNEPCPCGSGTKTKRCHGAR
- a CDS encoding YidH family protein — encoded protein: MSATDERGDDTASLEVTPDAPSHFSWLRTRMSMERTLLSWVRTAAALVGFGFTVVQFFERVSSFAGARPALEPHAPRIFGLALMVAGTAGLTLALAQYFALRKHLWSASFRTIAGVAGFDRRPSPTFFVGITLLLVSVWAIAAVVFRLGL